In Priestia megaterium NBRC 15308 = ATCC 14581, the following proteins share a genomic window:
- a CDS encoding acetoin utilization protein AcuC, translated as MTSNAVFIYSDDILSYKFSNNHPFNQLRVQLTYELLREFGALGNQDIVLPRMASDEELQLVHDTSYIQAVKLAGSGELSVEKAADFGLGTEDTPMFPNMHEASAFLVGGTLTAVDYVMTGKAKHALNLGGGLHHGFRGKASGFCIYNDSAVAIKYMQQKYNARVLYVDTDAHHGDGVQWTFYDDPSVCTLSIHETGRYLFPGTGNVNERGHSEGYGYSFNVPVDAYTEDESWLDVYKTSLKEVAAFFKPDVILTQNGADSHYYDPLTHLCGTTKIYREIPKIAHEIAHEYCQGRWIAVGGGGYDIWRVVPRAWSFIWLEMIERKAEGMLPLSWLEKWTKVSPHPVCTQWDDEPNIYQPIPRKPEITEKNAQTLERALYPIRSHTSHS; from the coding sequence ATGACTAGTAATGCTGTATTTATTTATTCAGATGATATTCTTTCGTACAAATTCAGCAATAATCATCCGTTTAACCAGCTTCGTGTTCAACTAACATATGAACTGTTACGGGAATTTGGCGCTTTAGGCAATCAAGATATTGTATTACCGCGGATGGCATCTGATGAAGAACTTCAGCTTGTCCATGATACTAGCTATATTCAAGCGGTAAAATTAGCAGGAAGCGGCGAGCTTTCTGTTGAAAAAGCAGCAGATTTTGGTCTTGGAACAGAAGATACACCTATGTTTCCCAACATGCATGAAGCCAGTGCATTTTTAGTTGGAGGTACACTTACTGCTGTAGATTATGTGATGACTGGAAAAGCTAAGCATGCTCTAAATTTAGGAGGAGGATTGCACCACGGCTTTCGAGGAAAAGCTTCCGGCTTCTGTATTTATAACGATAGCGCGGTAGCCATCAAATATATGCAGCAAAAGTACAACGCGCGCGTTCTCTATGTCGATACAGATGCTCACCATGGTGACGGCGTTCAATGGACATTTTATGACGACCCTTCCGTTTGTACTCTTTCCATTCATGAAACGGGACGCTACTTGTTTCCAGGTACGGGAAACGTTAACGAACGCGGGCACAGTGAAGGCTATGGTTATTCATTTAATGTGCCTGTTGATGCTTATACCGAAGATGAGTCTTGGCTCGACGTTTATAAGACCTCTTTAAAAGAAGTAGCTGCTTTTTTTAAACCAGATGTTATCTTGACACAAAATGGAGCCGATTCTCATTATTACGATCCGCTCACTCATTTATGCGGCACCACGAAAATATACCGTGAGATTCCTAAAATTGCTCATGAAATTGCCCATGAATACTGTCAGGGAAGATGGATTGCGGTTGGCGGAGGAGGTTATGATATTTGGCGGGTTGTTCCTCGGGCTTGGTCATTCATTTGGCTTGAAATGATTGAACGAAAGGCAGAAGGCATGCTTCCTCTGTCATGGCTTGAAAAATGGACAAAAGTATCGCCCCACCCCGTTTGCACGCAGTGGGATGATGAACCTAATATCTATCAGCCAATTCCAAGAAAACCAGAAATAACAGAAAAAAACGCTCAAACTCTTGAGCGCGCTCTTTATCCTATTCGTTCTCATACATCTCATTCTTAA
- the ccpA gene encoding catabolite control protein A: MNVTIYDVAREASVSMATVSRVVNGNPNVKPSTRKKVLETIERLGYRPNAVARGLASKKTTTVGVIIPDISNIFYAELARGIEDIATMYKYNIILSNSDQNQDKELHLLNNMLGKQVDGIIFMSGNVTEEHVEELKKSPVPVVLAASIESTNQIPSVTIDYEQAAFDAVQSLIDSGHKNIAFVSGTLEEPINHAKKVKGYKRALTESGLPVRDSYIVEGDYTYDSGIEAVEKLLEEDEKPTAIFVGTDEMALGVIHGAQDRGLNVPNDLEVIGFDNTRLSTMVRPQLTSVVQPMYDIGAVAMRLLTKYMNKETVDSSIVQLPHRIEFRQSTK; the protein is encoded by the coding sequence GTGAACGTAACAATTTATGATGTAGCAAGGGAAGCAAGCGTGTCGATGGCAACGGTTTCTCGTGTGGTAAACGGAAATCCAAATGTAAAACCATCAACTAGAAAAAAAGTATTAGAAACAATTGAAAGACTAGGCTATCGTCCGAACGCAGTAGCGCGTGGATTAGCAAGTAAAAAAACAACGACAGTAGGAGTTATCATTCCTGATATTTCAAATATTTTCTATGCAGAGTTAGCGCGTGGAATCGAAGATATTGCAACAATGTACAAATATAATATCATCTTAAGTAACTCCGATCAAAATCAAGATAAAGAACTTCACCTTTTAAATAACATGCTTGGTAAACAAGTAGATGGAATCATCTTCATGAGTGGGAATGTAACGGAAGAACACGTAGAAGAGCTAAAAAAATCACCGGTTCCAGTTGTCCTTGCAGCATCAATCGAATCAACTAACCAAATCCCATCTGTAACTATTGATTATGAACAAGCAGCTTTTGATGCAGTGCAATCACTAATTGACAGCGGTCATAAAAATATTGCATTCGTTTCAGGTACGTTAGAAGAACCGATCAATCATGCGAAAAAAGTAAAAGGGTACAAGCGTGCTCTTACGGAAAGCGGATTGCCTGTACGTGATTCTTATATTGTAGAAGGAGACTACACGTACGATTCAGGTATTGAAGCGGTTGAAAAACTATTAGAAGAAGATGAAAAACCAACTGCTATTTTCGTTGGAACGGATGAAATGGCATTAGGCGTTATTCACGGGGCACAAGACCGCGGGTTGAATGTACCAAACGATCTAGAAGTTATCGGTTTTGATAACACAAGACTTTCAACAATGGTTCGTCCTCAGTTAACATCTGTTGTACAGCCAATGTATGATATTGGTGCAGTAGCGATGCGTCTCTTAACAAAATACATGAACAAAGAAACGGTAGACAGCAGCATTGTACAGCTTCCTCACCGCATCGAGTTCAGACAATCAACAAAATAA
- the motP gene encoding flagellar motor protein MotP, whose translation MKKIDMLTPIGILIGISMVVFGVISSGGMSGFLAFIDVPSILIVLGGVFGTLCVSFPLKQLKNMGRVGKQAFQSKEINVEEIVGTFVHLSEKARREGLLSLEAELEQIDDSFVKKGILLAIDGVEPEMIRELLEAEIAAVEERHARGRSMFEKAGDYAPAWGMIGTLVGLVLMLKSLNTPSSLGPNMAIALLTTFYGALLSNLFFQPIAAKLAGKTEHELFVKEVIIEGVIGLLAGQNSRFVQAKLKVFAPVEKRKLEEKREHVREA comes from the coding sequence ATGAAAAAAATTGATATGCTCACACCTATAGGGATACTAATTGGTATCTCTATGGTTGTGTTTGGGGTTATTTCAAGTGGGGGAATGAGCGGTTTTTTAGCTTTTATTGATGTACCATCGATTTTAATTGTACTGGGAGGCGTTTTTGGTACGCTGTGCGTGAGCTTTCCTTTAAAACAATTAAAAAATATGGGAAGAGTAGGGAAACAAGCGTTTCAATCGAAAGAAATAAACGTAGAAGAAATTGTAGGAACATTTGTACATTTATCGGAGAAAGCGCGTCGAGAAGGGCTTCTATCGTTAGAAGCAGAACTTGAACAAATCGATGATTCATTTGTGAAAAAAGGTATTTTGCTAGCCATTGATGGAGTAGAACCAGAAATGATTCGAGAGCTTCTTGAAGCTGAAATAGCTGCAGTGGAAGAAAGACATGCGAGAGGTCGAAGTATGTTTGAAAAAGCAGGCGATTATGCCCCCGCTTGGGGAATGATTGGGACGCTCGTTGGGCTAGTGCTAATGCTTAAAAGCCTTAATACTCCTTCGTCGCTTGGGCCTAACATGGCAATTGCTCTTTTAACGACTTTCTACGGGGCGCTGCTTTCAAACTTGTTTTTTCAGCCAATCGCAGCTAAATTAGCTGGTAAAACGGAGCATGAGCTTTTTGTTAAAGAAGTGATTATTGAAGGTGTCATCGGCTTGCTGGCGGGTCAAAATTCTCGCTTTGTGCAAGCAAAGCTAAAAGTATTTGCCCCTGTTGAAAAACGAAAGCTGGAAGAAAAGAGAGAACACGTTCGTGAAGCGTAG
- a CDS encoding acetoin utilization AcuB family protein, with protein MIVEEMMKTDLVTLTPDHTIAEAMKLLDTHKIRHIPIVNDLHHVVGIISDRDVRDASPSILDNTYTSALLSEPVRMIMQTEVITAHPLDFVEEIASIFYEHQIGCIPVTKNKRLVGVVTERDLLHTFIQLTGTNKPGSQIEIKVENKAGVLAEVTSLFGSTRTNILSVLVYPDVDERYKILVLRIQAINPLISINTLKENGYEVLWPKLPEMT; from the coding sequence ATGATTGTTGAAGAAATGATGAAAACCGATCTCGTTACCTTAACCCCCGACCATACGATTGCTGAAGCTATGAAACTTTTAGATACACATAAGATTAGACATATTCCTATCGTTAATGACCTTCATCACGTAGTTGGCATCATTTCTGATCGAGACGTAAGAGATGCAAGTCCATCTATTTTAGATAATACTTATACGTCTGCTCTTCTATCCGAGCCTGTGCGGATGATTATGCAAACAGAAGTCATTACAGCTCACCCTCTTGATTTTGTTGAAGAAATTGCAAGTATTTTTTATGAACATCAAATCGGTTGTATTCCCGTCACAAAAAACAAGCGGTTAGTAGGAGTTGTTACCGAGAGAGATCTATTACATACGTTTATTCAGCTTACCGGTACCAATAAACCAGGTTCACAAATTGAAATAAAAGTAGAAAACAAGGCTGGCGTGCTCGCTGAAGTTACATCCCTTTTTGGTTCAACGAGAACAAACATCTTAAGCGTACTTGTCTACCCTGATGTAGATGAACGATATAAAATCCTTGTGCTTCGCATTCAAGCTATTAATCCATTAATTAGTATAAATACATTAAAAGAAAACGGCTATGAGGTGTTGTGGCCTAAATTACCGGAGATGACGTAA
- a CDS encoding bifunctional 3-deoxy-7-phosphoheptulonate synthase/chorismate mutase has translation MTNSNLQHLRSQIDEVNMKLLMLINERGELVQEIGKLKGMQSTKRFDPVRERAMLDAILSKNEGPFQTSTLQHIFKEIFKAHLELQEDDHRKALLVSRKKKPENTIVTVKGETIGDGLQRFVAGPCSVESYEQVAAVAKVVKQQGVRMLRGGAYKPRTSPYDFQGLGLEGLQILKRVADEYDLAVISEIVDPADIETAVEYVDVIQIGARNMQNFELLKEAGAMKKPVLLKRGLAATIDEFINAAEYIVSKGNDQLILCERGIRTYERATRNTLDISAVPILKQETHLPVLVDVTHSTGRRDLLVPTAKAALAIGADGIMAEVHPDPAVALSDSAQQMDIPQFTEFMKQLKPICNLNL, from the coding sequence ATGACGAATTCAAATCTTCAGCATTTGCGATCTCAAATTGACGAAGTAAATATGAAACTGTTAATGCTTATTAATGAGCGAGGCGAGCTTGTTCAAGAAATAGGAAAGTTAAAAGGCATGCAGTCAACCAAACGGTTTGATCCCGTTCGTGAACGAGCAATGCTTGATGCGATTTTAAGCAAGAATGAAGGACCGTTTCAAACGTCTACGCTTCAACATATTTTCAAAGAGATTTTCAAAGCTCATTTAGAGCTTCAAGAAGATGATCATCGTAAAGCACTTCTTGTATCCCGTAAAAAGAAGCCGGAAAATACAATTGTTACGGTAAAAGGAGAAACAATTGGTGACGGACTTCAGCGTTTTGTAGCAGGACCTTGTTCCGTTGAAAGCTATGAGCAAGTAGCAGCCGTAGCAAAAGTCGTGAAGCAGCAGGGTGTGCGGATGCTTAGAGGCGGAGCCTACAAGCCAAGAACATCTCCTTATGATTTTCAAGGCCTTGGCTTAGAAGGATTGCAAATTTTAAAAAGAGTAGCTGACGAATACGATTTAGCCGTTATTAGTGAGATTGTCGACCCCGCTGATATTGAAACAGCTGTAGAATACGTAGATGTGATTCAGATTGGTGCTCGTAATATGCAAAACTTTGAGCTGTTAAAAGAAGCGGGTGCGATGAAGAAGCCTGTCTTATTAAAGCGAGGCTTAGCCGCTACGATTGATGAGTTTATTAATGCTGCTGAATACATTGTGTCAAAAGGAAATGATCAGCTGATTTTGTGTGAACGAGGAATTCGTACGTATGAGCGAGCAACGCGAAATACGCTGGATATTTCAGCTGTTCCCATTTTAAAACAAGAAACTCATTTACCTGTTTTAGTCGACGTCACCCATTCAACGGGAAGACGAGATTTACTTGTTCCAACGGCTAAAGCAGCTCTTGCCATCGGTGCAGATGGAATTATGGCAGAAGTTCATCCAGATCCTGCGGTAGCACTTTCTGATTCAGCTCAGCAAATGGATATCCCGCAATTTACAGAATTTATGAAGCAGCTAAAACCTATATGTAACTTAAATTTATAA
- the motS gene encoding flagellar motor protein MotS: MKRRRKRYSAQSPKWMVTFADLVTLILVFFILLFSMSSVDNQKFQTVVNSLTSGGSLASVEKSQQSQKLDNILAKVQGYLKENKLQNVITAKRDKRGVVLILQEQVLFETGQADILKKGTPFLDELGRLFSTIPNDIKVEGHTDNRPIHTYRYPSNWELSAARASGVIRYLTNHFSLSANRFEALGYGDTKPLVPNTSNDNLQKNRRVEIIISDPEAQ; encoded by the coding sequence GTGAAGCGTAGAAGAAAAAGGTATTCGGCACAGTCGCCAAAATGGATGGTAACATTTGCTGATTTGGTGACGTTAATATTAGTTTTTTTTATTTTACTATTTTCAATGTCTAGCGTTGATAATCAAAAGTTTCAGACCGTTGTCAATTCGCTTACAAGCGGTGGCTCATTAGCTTCTGTAGAAAAGAGCCAGCAGTCTCAAAAGCTGGATAACATTTTAGCGAAAGTGCAGGGCTACCTGAAGGAAAATAAGCTTCAGAATGTCATTACTGCTAAGCGAGATAAACGCGGAGTTGTGCTTATTTTACAAGAACAGGTGCTGTTTGAAACAGGACAAGCGGACATTTTGAAAAAAGGTACTCCTTTTCTAGATGAATTAGGAAGGTTATTCAGTACTATTCCAAATGATATTAAAGTAGAAGGTCATACCGACAATCGACCCATTCACACCTATCGTTATCCATCTAATTGGGAACTATCGGCAGCGCGTGCTAGCGGCGTCATACGTTATTTAACGAACCATTTTTCTCTTTCTGCTAACCGCTTTGAAGCACTTGGATATGGAGATACAAAGCCGCTTGTTCCGAACACGTCTAATGACAATCTACAAAAAAATAGACGCGTCGAAATTATTATTTCAGATCCCGAAGCACAGTGA
- the ytxJ gene encoding bacillithiol system redox-active protein YtxJ, producing the protein MKKISTVEEFEQVVKENNRFLFLKHSTTCPISAAGHEAFSAFASSHEDIPSYYLHVQDSRDVSNYIAETYEVKHESPQALLFEDGKVKWHASHWNINEDELAKNVAH; encoded by the coding sequence ATGAAAAAAATTTCAACAGTTGAAGAGTTCGAACAAGTTGTAAAGGAAAACAATCGCTTTTTATTTTTAAAACACAGTACAACGTGTCCAATTAGTGCAGCTGGTCATGAGGCATTTTCAGCATTTGCTTCTAGTCATGAAGACATTCCTTCTTATTATCTTCATGTTCAAGATTCACGTGATGTATCTAACTATATCGCTGAGACCTATGAAGTGAAGCATGAATCACCTCAAGCGCTTCTGTTTGAAGATGGAAAAGTGAAGTGGCATGCTTCTCACTGGAACATTAATGAAGACGAATTAGCGAAAAACGTAGCTCACTAA
- the tyrS gene encoding tyrosine--tRNA ligase, producing the protein MDILQDLEFRGLINQQTDEKGLSELLSKESVRLYCGFDPTADSLHIGHMLPVLILRRFQQAGHQPIALVGGGTGLIGDPSGKKAERTLNEKETVAMFSERIKGQLSRFLDFEEGENAAVIANNYDWIGSLDVITFLRDIGKNFGINYMMAKDSVQSRIESGISFTEFSYMILQSYDFLNLYQTYNCKLQIGGSDQWGNITAGLELIRKSEEDAKAFGLTVPLVTKADGTKFGKTEGGAIWLDPEKTSPYEFYQFWINTDDRDVIKYLKYFTFLSHEEINELAASAKEAPEKREAQKALAAAMTTLVHGEEALEQAIRISQALFSGSISELTAEEIKQGFKDVPSYTHTGEDIGLIDLLVESKISPSKRQAREDISNGAIYLNGEREQDLQKTVGAEDRIEGQFTVIRRGKKKYTLIQYA; encoded by the coding sequence ATGGATATTTTACAAGATCTTGAGTTTCGAGGGCTCATTAACCAACAAACGGATGAAAAAGGTTTAAGTGAACTTTTGAGTAAAGAGTCTGTTCGTTTGTACTGTGGATTCGATCCGACAGCCGACAGCCTTCACATCGGCCACATGCTTCCTGTTTTAATTTTGCGTCGCTTTCAACAAGCTGGCCACCAACCAATTGCATTAGTTGGTGGAGGTACGGGGCTTATTGGAGATCCAAGCGGTAAAAAAGCAGAGCGTACATTAAATGAAAAAGAAACGGTTGCCATGTTTAGTGAGCGTATTAAAGGTCAGCTTTCACGCTTCTTAGATTTCGAAGAAGGTGAAAATGCAGCAGTTATTGCAAATAACTATGACTGGATTGGCTCATTAGATGTTATTACATTCCTACGAGATATCGGTAAAAACTTTGGTATTAACTATATGATGGCAAAGGATTCTGTTCAATCTCGTATCGAATCAGGCATTTCATTTACGGAATTTAGCTACATGATTTTACAATCATACGATTTCTTGAATTTATACCAAACATATAACTGTAAGCTTCAAATTGGCGGCAGCGACCAATGGGGAAATATTACAGCTGGCTTAGAATTAATTCGTAAATCAGAAGAAGATGCAAAAGCATTTGGATTAACAGTTCCGCTTGTAACAAAAGCGGACGGGACGAAGTTCGGTAAAACAGAAGGCGGAGCAATTTGGTTAGATCCTGAAAAAACAAGTCCGTATGAATTCTACCAATTCTGGATTAATACAGATGATCGTGATGTTATAAAATATTTAAAATACTTTACATTCTTATCACACGAGGAAATTAATGAATTAGCAGCTTCTGCAAAAGAAGCTCCTGAAAAACGCGAAGCACAAAAAGCACTAGCGGCAGCGATGACTACGCTTGTACACGGTGAAGAAGCTCTTGAGCAAGCAATTCGTATTTCGCAAGCTTTATTTAGCGGAAGTATTTCAGAATTAACAGCAGAAGAAATTAAGCAAGGATTCAAGGATGTTCCTTCTTACACGCATACAGGTGAAGATATTGGTTTAATTGATTTACTTGTAGAAAGTAAAATTTCTCCTTCTAAACGTCAAGCACGTGAAGATATTTCAAACGGTGCGATTTACTTAAATGGTGAGCGTGAACAAGATTTACAAAAAACAGTAGGTGCAGAAGACCGTATTGAAGGTCAATTCACAGTGATTCGTCGAGGCAAGAAAAAATATACGCTTATTCAATACGCATAA
- a CDS encoding GAF domain-containing protein has protein sequence MFNVENYSGSKQKDYELVIKQLRALLEGESNTIANLANASALLNQFLNEVNWVGFYLMEDGELVLGPFQGLPACVRIPLGKGVCGTAAQNQRTERIEDVHAFPGHIACDAASQSEIVVPMVKDGKLLGVLDIDSPIKNRFDEIDQQYLEEFVKELTSFL, from the coding sequence TTGTTTAATGTCGAAAACTACAGCGGCTCAAAACAAAAGGATTATGAATTAGTAATTAAGCAATTACGCGCCTTATTAGAAGGAGAAAGTAATACAATTGCTAATCTAGCAAATGCTTCAGCGTTACTAAATCAATTTTTAAATGAAGTAAACTGGGTAGGCTTTTATTTAATGGAAGACGGCGAGTTAGTACTCGGCCCTTTCCAGGGGCTGCCGGCTTGTGTTCGCATTCCACTTGGAAAAGGCGTATGCGGTACAGCAGCTCAAAATCAAAGAACAGAGCGAATTGAAGATGTTCATGCATTCCCTGGCCACATTGCATGTGATGCCGCTTCTCAATCTGAAATTGTTGTACCAATGGTAAAAGACGGTAAACTTTTAGGTGTTCTTGATATTGACAGTCCAATCAAAAATCGCTTTGATGAAATCGATCAACAGTATCTTGAAGAATTCGTCAAAGAACTCACTTCTTTTCTTTGA
- the acsA gene encoding acetate--CoA ligase, with the protein MKVEALPVIEGVYNLQDYDKTYQTFDWSQVEKEFSWHETGKLNAAYEAIDKHANSTRKNKVALYYRDAQRNEKYTFKEMKEWSNKAANVLKQADVEKGDRVFIFMPRSPELYFALLGAVKLGAIVGPLFEAFMEGAVKDRLQDSDAKVLITTPELLSRVPVKDLPALKHILLVGGNVEEEGIQLDFLKRLEAANKEVEIEWVDRTDGMLLHYTSGSTGKPKGVLHVHNAMLQHYQTAKWVLDLKDDDVYWCTADPGWVTGTSYGIFGPWLAGATNVIVGGRFSPDAWYQALEDFGVTVWYSAPTAFRMLMGAGDDLVKRYDLSNLRHVLSVGEPLNPEVVRWGMKVFQKRIHDTWWMTETGGQTICNYPSMKIKPGSMGKPIPGVQAAIVDDQGQELPPYRMGNLAIKKGWPSMMHTIWNNKEKYESYFMPGDWYVSGDSAYMDEEGYFWFQGRIDDVIMTAGERVGPFEVESKLVEHPAVAEAGVIGKPDPVRGEIIKAFIALRDGYESSDELIEDIRQFVKKGLAAHAAPREIEFKDKLPKTRSGKIMRRVLKAWELDLPTGDLSTMED; encoded by the coding sequence ATGAAGGTGGAAGCGCTTCCTGTAATTGAAGGGGTATACAACTTACAGGACTACGATAAAACGTATCAAACCTTTGACTGGTCACAAGTGGAGAAGGAATTTTCATGGCATGAAACAGGTAAATTAAATGCAGCTTATGAAGCAATTGATAAGCACGCAAACTCTACGCGTAAAAATAAAGTTGCGCTTTATTATCGAGATGCGCAGCGCAATGAAAAATATACATTCAAAGAAATGAAAGAATGGTCAAACAAGGCCGCAAACGTGCTAAAACAAGCAGACGTAGAGAAGGGAGATCGCGTGTTTATTTTTATGCCTCGCTCTCCGGAACTTTATTTTGCATTGTTAGGAGCGGTGAAGCTTGGCGCTATTGTTGGGCCTTTATTTGAAGCGTTCATGGAAGGTGCAGTAAAAGATCGTTTGCAAGACAGTGATGCAAAAGTGTTAATTACAACGCCTGAACTGCTGAGCCGCGTTCCGGTGAAAGATTTGCCAGCTTTAAAACACATTCTCCTTGTAGGGGGAAATGTAGAAGAAGAAGGCATTCAACTAGATTTTCTAAAGCGATTAGAAGCGGCGAATAAAGAGGTGGAAATTGAGTGGGTAGATAGAACAGATGGTATGCTGCTTCATTATACATCAGGTTCAACTGGCAAACCAAAAGGCGTACTTCATGTTCACAACGCAATGCTTCAGCACTATCAAACTGCAAAGTGGGTACTCGACTTAAAAGATGACGATGTGTATTGGTGTACAGCAGATCCCGGTTGGGTAACGGGGACTTCCTATGGAATTTTTGGTCCTTGGCTTGCTGGAGCAACCAATGTGATTGTAGGAGGACGCTTTAGTCCAGATGCATGGTATCAAGCACTTGAAGATTTTGGCGTAACGGTTTGGTACAGTGCACCTACAGCTTTTCGTATGCTAATGGGTGCTGGTGATGACTTAGTTAAACGCTATGATTTAAGCAATCTCAGACATGTATTAAGTGTGGGAGAACCGTTAAATCCTGAAGTGGTACGCTGGGGAATGAAGGTGTTCCAAAAACGTATTCATGATACGTGGTGGATGACTGAAACTGGCGGTCAGACGATTTGTAATTATCCGTCCATGAAAATTAAGCCAGGATCTATGGGGAAACCAATTCCAGGCGTACAAGCAGCAATCGTTGACGATCAAGGGCAAGAGCTTCCACCTTATCGAATGGGGAACTTAGCAATTAAAAAAGGCTGGCCATCTATGATGCATACGATTTGGAACAACAAAGAAAAGTATGAGTCATATTTTATGCCAGGTGATTGGTACGTATCAGGTGATTCGGCGTATATGGATGAAGAAGGTTATTTTTGGTTCCAAGGCCGAATCGATGATGTTATTATGACGGCAGGAGAACGCGTGGGTCCATTTGAAGTAGAAAGTAAGCTTGTTGAACATCCTGCTGTAGCAGAAGCGGGTGTTATTGGTAAGCCTGACCCTGTGCGCGGGGAAATTATTAAAGCATTTATCGCACTTAGAGATGGGTATGAATCTTCAGATGAACTGATTGAAGATATTCGTCAATTTGTGAAAAAAGGGTTAGCTGCTCATGCAGCCCCGCGTGAAATCGAGTTTAAAGATAAGCTACCTAAAACACGAAGTGGTAAAATTATGCGTCGCGTTTTAAAAGCGTGGGAATTAGATTTGCCAACGGGCGATTTGTCAACGATGGAAGACTAA
- the refZ gene encoding forespore capture DNA-binding protein RefZ, producing the protein MAVQSKTKEKIIDAAVSLFNVKGFDGTSVREIAGKAKVNVANISYYFHSKEGLLESLVISYFEGYIAVLEQAFQEMKKLSSTESMIVMIRAILHYQHENRHIARLVYREISLDTILIREVMTTYLTKEKYYLKTILERGMKEKEFRKLHVSFTIIELKGMLSMPYLHPQYLSEVLHILPHEPYFVQQYAIELEQWVHTTVCLPYERTNKLRVQLS; encoded by the coding sequence ATGGCTGTACAGTCAAAAACGAAAGAGAAAATTATTGATGCGGCTGTTTCTCTTTTTAACGTAAAAGGTTTTGATGGTACGTCGGTGCGCGAGATTGCAGGAAAAGCGAAAGTGAACGTAGCGAATATTTCATATTATTTTCATAGCAAAGAAGGATTGCTTGAAAGTTTAGTGATTTCTTATTTTGAAGGTTATATTGCGGTACTGGAGCAAGCATTCCAAGAAATGAAAAAGCTGTCTTCAACAGAAAGTATGATCGTGATGATTCGAGCTATCTTACATTACCAGCACGAAAATAGGCATATTGCCCGGCTCGTATATAGAGAAATCTCTCTTGACACGATTTTAATTCGAGAAGTTATGACTACGTATTTAACCAAGGAAAAGTACTACTTAAAAACAATCCTTGAAAGAGGGATGAAAGAAAAGGAATTTCGAAAGCTGCACGTTTCCTTTACAATCATTGAGCTTAAGGGCATGCTGTCTATGCCTTATCTTCATCCTCAGTACCTAAGTGAAGTTCTTCATATATTGCCTCACGAACCGTATTTTGTTCAGCAATATGCGATTGAGCTTGAGCAATGGGTCCACACTACGGTATGTTTGCCATATGAACGGACAAACAAACTGCGCGTTCAATTATCCTAA
- the rpsD gene encoding 30S ribosomal protein S4: protein MARYTGPSWKISRRLGLSLSGTGKELEKRPYAPGPHGPGQRKKISEYGLQLQEKQKLRHMYGVTERQFRNLFVAAGKLTGKHGENFMILLEARLDNLVYRMGLARTRRQARQLVNHGHVLVDGKRVDIPSYRVQPGQVIGVREKSRNLSIVKEALEVNNFVPDYLTVDAEKLEGTFTRLPERSELSAEINEALIVEFYSR, encoded by the coding sequence ATGGCTCGTTATACAGGTCCAAGTTGGAAAATCTCTCGTCGCTTAGGTCTTTCTCTAAGTGGTACAGGTAAAGAATTAGAAAAACGCCCTTACGCTCCAGGTCCACACGGCCCAGGTCAACGTAAGAAAATTTCTGAGTACGGTTTACAATTACAAGAAAAGCAAAAATTACGCCACATGTATGGTGTAACTGAGCGTCAATTCCGTAACTTATTCGTTGCTGCTGGTAAATTAACTGGTAAGCACGGTGAGAACTTCATGATTCTTTTAGAAGCTCGTCTTGATAACTTAGTATACCGTATGGGTCTTGCACGCACTCGTCGTCAAGCTCGTCAATTAGTTAACCACGGTCACGTTTTAGTTGACGGTAAACGCGTTGACATCCCATCTTACCGTGTACAACCTGGTCAAGTGATCGGTGTTCGCGAAAAATCTCGCAACCTTTCAATCGTGAAAGAAGCGCTTGAAGTTAACAACTTCGTACCAGACTACTTAACAGTAGACGCTGAGAAATTAGAAGGTACATTCACTCGTTTACCAGAGCGTTCTGAATTATCTGCTGAAATCAACGAAGCACTAATCGTAGAGTTCTACTCTCGTTAA